A DNA window from Niabella yanshanensis contains the following coding sequences:
- a CDS encoding SusC/RagA family TonB-linked outer membrane protein — protein MKYLHFFRKALLLLLCFGSLAAIAQERTVTGQVLDETSGQPLAGANIVIKGTNQNIPVASDGQFTFKVANASTVLMVSYVGYVTKEVNVSGETSLNILLASTSGNLNEVVVIGYGTQRKKSITGSVASVNYDQFKDRSFSNVVQSLTGTVPGVNISQSQGAPGAAPVIQIRGISSITAGTNPLFVVDGVPLEDFNMNMINPQDIQSVEILKDASSAAIYGSRGANGVVMVTTKLGKPGKAIVTAGFEYGIQKVTRQIDMMDAQQWIRYFVAAKNNAWVDLNPAVNKATDPNSARGSSTLYKIPEEFINSPEQFGTGTNWQDVMFRTAPMANAQLSVSGGTDKTQYLFSAGLLNQDAVLDQNYYRRLALRSNIRQKLSEKISVGLNLSLTGIHDRTDGVDGKSDVISLALQSDPIFPIYNENGNLGIVDPNSVWNRYLQYNPVNLWHPYATTRFTNKKNKAYNTFALGYLEYNIIEGLKFKSSLSANVSNNSYNYYRFKNQGYGYNQDLATSTATASAGNKLNWLWENTATYDFSVAEHNFNVLAGYTSQKERTEFQSLTAANFPNDLVQTINAGTVTGGTSTATEWAIQSYLGRVNYNFRNKYFLSASIRRDGSSRFSRNNQWGYFPSVSAGWVISDENFLKEAGALNLLKLKASYGSVGNNQIPNYGAIGLLGGVNYVSNGNIIAGLKPITLDNSGLRWEKTNQANIGIDIAFLKNRLSATIEVYRSITQDMLLNVPIPDITGFSSQLTNIGKMRNTGLEVLVSSKNIQREFTWATDVNFSLNRNKVLQLGPGNAPIYYTDWETTVRTAVGSPISDFYGYVFNGVYNNATEIQNSPHEATTRPGDPVIVDVNGDGKITTDDRTVIGNNQARFIAGITNRFGYKGVELSVLLQGRYGGEIVNQNYRFLGFWNSGRGLYAGAANFWESEQNPGDGVNPRPSANRRPFQQGFSTLWVEDASFLRVKNITLSYNIPQTVLRKTPFNNLRVYVNADNVKLFSKYTGYDPENTTYKATNYSSGTTAANTGVSSSSLPSGSMLGVDYGSYPLPLVVTFGLKTSF, from the coding sequence ATGAAATATCTACACTTTTTTAGAAAAGCATTACTGTTATTGCTGTGTTTTGGCTCCCTTGCGGCTATAGCCCAGGAAAGAACGGTGACGGGCCAGGTGCTCGATGAAACGAGCGGACAGCCTTTGGCCGGGGCCAACATAGTGATAAAAGGTACCAATCAGAATATTCCCGTTGCGTCAGACGGACAATTTACATTCAAGGTGGCTAATGCCAGTACTGTTTTAATGGTTAGTTATGTCGGGTATGTAACAAAGGAAGTAAACGTTAGCGGGGAAACCAGTTTGAATATCCTTCTGGCTAGCACCAGCGGCAATCTTAATGAAGTGGTGGTAATAGGTTACGGTACCCAAAGAAAGAAATCGATCACGGGGTCGGTGGCTTCAGTTAATTACGACCAGTTTAAAGATCGCTCCTTCAGCAATGTGGTACAGTCGCTTACGGGTACAGTTCCCGGAGTGAATATATCCCAGTCACAGGGCGCGCCCGGCGCGGCGCCGGTCATTCAGATCAGGGGCATTAGCTCCATTACGGCCGGCACGAACCCTTTGTTTGTAGTTGATGGTGTACCACTCGAGGATTTTAATATGAATATGATCAACCCGCAGGATATTCAGTCAGTAGAAATATTAAAGGATGCTTCGTCCGCGGCTATCTACGGCTCCAGAGGCGCGAACGGCGTAGTAATGGTTACCACTAAGTTAGGTAAGCCGGGTAAAGCCATTGTTACCGCTGGTTTCGAATACGGCATTCAAAAAGTAACACGCCAGATCGATATGATGGATGCACAGCAATGGATCCGCTATTTTGTAGCTGCCAAAAATAATGCCTGGGTGGATCTGAATCCTGCAGTCAATAAGGCCACAGATCCTAATAGCGCCCGCGGCAGCTCTACCCTATATAAGATACCTGAAGAGTTTATCAACAGCCCTGAGCAGTTTGGCACAGGTACTAATTGGCAGGATGTGATGTTCAGAACAGCACCCATGGCTAACGCGCAGTTGTCTGTATCAGGTGGTACCGACAAAACCCAGTACCTGTTCTCTGCCGGTTTACTCAACCAGGATGCGGTGCTGGATCAGAATTATTATCGCAGATTGGCTTTGAGATCCAATATCCGTCAAAAACTGTCGGAGAAAATATCCGTTGGCTTAAACCTGAGTTTAACAGGCATCCATGACAGGACAGATGGTGTTGACGGAAAGAGTGATGTGATTAGCCTGGCTTTGCAAAGTGATCCCATTTTTCCTATATACAATGAAAATGGAAACCTGGGGATTGTAGATCCTAATTCGGTGTGGAACCGTTATCTGCAGTATAACCCTGTAAATCTTTGGCATCCTTATGCTACCACCAGGTTTACCAATAAAAAGAATAAGGCTTATAACACCTTTGCTTTAGGATATCTTGAATATAATATTATTGAAGGCCTGAAATTTAAGTCGAGCCTGAGTGCTAATGTCTCTAATAACTCATACAATTATTACCGGTTCAAAAACCAGGGATATGGTTATAACCAGGACCTGGCAACTTCAACTGCAACTGCCAGTGCCGGCAATAAGCTAAACTGGCTTTGGGAAAACACAGCCACATATGATTTCTCTGTAGCCGAACATAATTTCAACGTGTTGGCGGGTTATACCTCTCAAAAAGAACGTACCGAATTTCAATCGCTGACAGCAGCTAATTTCCCTAACGACCTGGTACAAACAATAAACGCAGGTACGGTTACCGGCGGTACTTCTACAGCAACCGAATGGGCGATACAAAGTTATCTGGGAAGGGTAAACTATAACTTCCGTAATAAGTATTTTTTATCGGCCAGTATACGTCGCGACGGCAGTTCAAGGTTTAGCCGCAATAATCAATGGGGTTACTTTCCATCGGTTTCGGCGGGATGGGTGATATCTGACGAAAACTTTTTGAAAGAAGCAGGTGCATTGAATCTTTTAAAACTGAAAGCGAGCTATGGTAGCGTGGGTAATAACCAGATACCCAACTATGGTGCTATTGGCTTGCTGGGAGGCGTGAACTATGTATCGAATGGAAATATTATAGCAGGTTTAAAGCCGATCACCCTGGATAATTCTGGTTTGCGTTGGGAGAAAACTAACCAGGCCAACATTGGCATTGATATAGCTTTTTTAAAGAACAGGCTTTCTGCTACTATCGAGGTGTATCGGTCCATTACACAGGATATGTTGTTAAATGTGCCCATACCTGATATTACTGGCTTCTCAAGCCAATTGACCAATATTGGTAAAATGCGCAACACGGGTTTAGAAGTACTGGTATCATCCAAGAATATACAACGGGAATTTACCTGGGCTACGGATGTAAACTTTAGCCTGAACAGGAATAAGGTATTGCAGCTGGGCCCCGGCAATGCGCCTATTTATTATACCGATTGGGAAACTACCGTACGCACGGCTGTTGGCTCACCCATCTCAGATTTCTATGGCTATGTATTTAACGGCGTTTATAATAACGCAACTGAAATACAGAATAGTCCTCACGAAGCCACTACCAGACCCGGCGATCCGGTTATAGTGGATGTTAATGGAGATGGTAAGATCACAACTGATGACAGAACGGTTATAGGAAACAATCAGGCCAGGTTTATTGCGGGCATTACCAATCGCTTTGGATACAAAGGCGTTGAATTGTCTGTTTTACTACAAGGTCGTTACGGGGGAGAAATTGTAAATCAAAATTACCGCTTCCTCGGGTTCTGGAATAGCGGCAGAGGATTATATGCAGGCGCTGCTAACTTCTGGGAATCTGAGCAAAACCCGGGCGATGGCGTTAATCCCCGGCCCTCCGCAAACAGGCGTCCGTTTCAGCAGGGCTTTTCTACACTTTGGGTAGAAGATGCATCTTTTCTCAGGGTAAAGAATATCACTTTGTCTTATAATATCCCGCAAACGGTTCTACGTAAAACACCTTTCAATAATTTAAGGGTATATGTAAACGCCGACAATGTGAAGTTGTTTAGCAAGTATACAGGGTACGACCCGGAGAATACCACCTATAAAGCTACCAATTATAGTTCCGGCACCACGGCCGCTAATACAGGGGTATCCAGTTCTTCTTTGCCATCAGGCTCGATGCTGGGCGTAGATTATGGTTCTTACCCGTTGCCGCTTGTAGTCACTTTTGGTTTGAAAACTTCATTTTAG
- a CDS encoding LacI family DNA-binding transcriptional regulator: MPKTISSGLKEVARRAAVSIATVSRVINADPKVKGETALAVQKAIKELGYRPNRVAQRLRATTARRRLVGLLIPDIQNPYYVDIIRGVEEFAYSQNTTVIIGNFSQDPTKEELYIDILRSESVDGLIVATTPVTEEKVEQLIEDGIPVVCIDRGLKSLKADVVKTDNELGAIMATEHLISLGHQRIAHIAGDMEIPTTHERIAGYKAALKKHKLKIDPSLILSRKSDYESGVALTEKILAPKSRPTAIFTANNLLTLGALETLHRHKVKIPKEVAIVGFDDVYWATSLNPALTAVKQFGYEMGQQAAELLYKRLSSPQAPPASLIIKPELMVRKSCGTR, from the coding sequence ATGCCGAAAACTATTTCATCCGGTTTAAAGGAGGTAGCGCGCCGTGCTGCTGTATCTATCGCCACTGTATCAAGGGTGATCAATGCAGACCCCAAGGTAAAGGGAGAGACAGCCTTAGCTGTGCAGAAGGCCATCAAAGAGTTGGGTTACCGACCCAACCGGGTAGCGCAACGCCTGCGAGCAACAACAGCCCGGCGGCGCCTGGTGGGACTTTTAATACCCGATATACAAAACCCGTATTATGTAGATATAATCAGGGGAGTGGAAGAGTTCGCTTACAGCCAGAACACAACGGTGATCATCGGGAATTTTTCCCAGGATCCTACCAAGGAAGAATTATATATTGATATTTTGCGGAGTGAGTCAGTGGATGGTTTGATTGTAGCCACTACGCCGGTTACAGAGGAAAAAGTAGAGCAATTAATAGAAGATGGTATTCCCGTTGTTTGTATTGACCGGGGGTTGAAAAGCCTGAAAGCTGATGTAGTGAAAACAGATAATGAACTGGGTGCTATCATGGCAACAGAGCATTTAATCAGCCTTGGCCATCAGCGCATTGCCCATATTGCTGGTGATATGGAGATTCCCACTACTCACGAACGTATTGCAGGTTATAAGGCAGCTTTAAAGAAACATAAGCTAAAGATCGACCCCTCACTTATCCTCAGCAGAAAATCTGATTATGAAAGTGGGGTAGCGCTCACGGAAAAGATACTGGCGCCCAAAAGCAGGCCCACCGCAATTTTTACGGCGAATAACCTGCTGACACTGGGTGCGCTGGAAACTTTGCACCGGCATAAGGTTAAGATTCCAAAGGAGGTAGCTATAGTTGGGTTTGATGATGTTTATTGGGCCACCTCGCTGAATCCTGCTTTAACGGCTGTAAAACAATTCGGCTACGAAATGGGACAGCAGGCAGCTGAGCTTCTATATAAACGATTGTCCAGTCCGCAGGCCCCGCCGGCAAGTCTTATTATAAAGCCCGAATTGATGGTTAGAAAATCATGTGGCACACGTTGA
- the pafA gene encoding alkaline phosphatase PafA has product MKLKFCLGFAILLSAAHLKGQSNIKANTRAQPKIIVGMMVDQMRWDYLYKFRDRYTDGGFKRLLRDGFSCENTHIDYSPTITACGHTSVYTGSVPAIHGIIGNSWYDKSLGRNVGCVDDKEVQLVGTLRSAEGQSPRQNLATTITDQLRIATNFKSRTVGVAIKDRASILPAGHTATGAFWYEGDEGRFVTSTFYMDKLPDWAVKFNQQKIVDRYYKNNWNTLYPISTYALSTADDKGYEGTANGEAKPVFPHQLTQFAGKNYNAVKTTPYGNTLTFEFAKAAIEGYNLGGETVTDFLAVSFSSPDAIGHTYGPNSIEMEDNYLRLDKELASFFKYLDDKFGKGNYLYFITADHGVAESPGFYMENRMPSGAVSDKEVYKLVTTALQEKFDVKDAVLAISNSQIYINWDAFKSKSFERKSITDVIVSALRPIRGIARVQPSDDLSGASLPGLPKTMLINGFNARRSGDYMIILQPTWVMGGVKGATHGTWYTYDTHIPLVWMGWSIKPGFTNRKTGMTAIAPTIAALLHIQAPSGCIGEAITEVTDR; this is encoded by the coding sequence ATGAAATTAAAATTTTGCTTGGGCTTCGCCATTCTTTTAAGCGCGGCTCATTTAAAAGGTCAAAGCAATATAAAAGCGAATACCAGGGCTCAACCTAAAATTATAGTGGGTATGATGGTTGATCAGATGCGTTGGGACTATTTATACAAATTCAGGGACCGGTATACGGATGGTGGATTCAAAAGATTGCTCAGGGATGGCTTTTCCTGCGAAAACACGCATATCGACTATTCACCTACCATTACAGCTTGTGGTCATACCAGCGTGTATACAGGATCGGTTCCGGCTATACACGGTATTATTGGTAATTCCTGGTACGACAAAAGCCTGGGGCGGAACGTGGGTTGTGTAGATGATAAAGAGGTACAACTGGTGGGTACATTAAGATCTGCTGAAGGGCAATCGCCGCGTCAGAATCTTGCTACAACCATAACAGACCAGTTGCGTATTGCCACAAATTTTAAGAGCAGAACGGTAGGCGTAGCAATCAAAGACCGGGCTTCCATTTTACCGGCAGGACATACTGCTACCGGGGCATTTTGGTATGAAGGAGATGAAGGACGCTTTGTGACCAGCACTTTTTATATGGACAAGCTGCCGGATTGGGCAGTTAAGTTTAACCAGCAAAAAATAGTAGATCGTTACTATAAAAATAACTGGAACACATTGTATCCCATCAGCACTTATGCATTAAGTACTGCTGATGATAAAGGGTACGAGGGCACTGCAAACGGAGAGGCGAAACCCGTTTTTCCACATCAGCTAACGCAGTTTGCCGGGAAAAATTACAATGCCGTAAAAACAACACCCTACGGTAACACGCTGACTTTTGAATTTGCAAAAGCTGCTATCGAAGGGTATAACCTGGGTGGTGAAACCGTTACCGATTTTTTAGCAGTTAGTTTTTCCAGCCCAGATGCTATAGGTCATACTTATGGCCCCAATTCGATTGAAATGGAGGATAATTACCTTAGGCTTGATAAAGAGCTCGCGTCTTTTTTCAAATATCTGGACGATAAGTTTGGTAAGGGTAATTATCTGTATTTTATTACTGCAGATCATGGCGTAGCTGAATCACCGGGCTTTTATATGGAGAATAGGATGCCATCAGGGGCGGTGTCGGATAAAGAGGTGTACAAGCTTGTTACAACGGCACTGCAGGAAAAGTTTGATGTAAAAGATGCGGTCCTTGCCATCAGCAATTCACAGATCTATATCAATTGGGACGCATTTAAAAGCAAATCATTCGAAAGGAAAAGTATAACCGATGTTATTGTATCAGCTTTACGGCCCATACGGGGAATTGCGCGTGTGCAGCCTTCCGATGATTTATCCGGGGCATCTTTACCCGGACTGCCCAAGACCATGCTGATAAACGGTTTTAATGCCAGGCGGAGTGGCGACTATATGATCATTTTACAACCTACCTGGGTGATGGGAGGTGTTAAGGGTGCCACTCATGGTACCTGGTATACTTATGACACTCATATTCCTTTGGTTTGGATGGGATGGAGCATAAAGCCTGGCTTCACCAACAGGAAAACCGGAATGACCGCTATTGCTCCTACAATTGCAGCTCTTTTACATATACAGGCGCCCAGTGGGTGCATTGGCGAGGCGATCACAGAAGTTACGGATAGATAA